A part of Candidatus Afararchaeum irisae genomic DNA contains:
- a CDS encoding FAD/NAD(P)-binding oxidoreductase, producing MDRIAILGAGSGGAMTANLLRRKLDRDEAEITVIDKSDEHFYQPSFYLIPFGYMYPEDQHRPMDEILNDGVEFVHDEVTGVDPDAEVVECAGTEVDYDYLIVSTGHTLEEEATPGMKEGWEETDSVYPYYNFEAAVEMQDAIEEFDGGTFLVTVPDTPIKCGGAPLKMTMLAEDYMDRKGIRDDCEFIMAKPSGAVFGVEPYKQKLEEIWDNRDIQFEADFSVEEVDYENQVVKSGDGREIEYDLYAPVSPQFGVDAITEGSPLTNGGEYVDSDKYTMQHNDYDNVFAIGDGSPAGAAKTAAAARKESHVVVKNLIAEMNDEPMRAEYDGYAACPLLTGKNKAMVAEFSYDESISAPIETRMNWIMDINVIPPMYWDMWMRGYDPVP from the coding sequence CATAGACAAGAGTGACGAACATTTCTACCAGCCGTCGTTCTATCTCATCCCGTTCGGGTACATGTATCCCGAGGATCAGCACAGACCCATGGATGAGATACTCAACGACGGAGTCGAGTTCGTCCACGACGAAGTAACGGGAGTAGATCCCGACGCAGAGGTAGTAGAGTGTGCGGGAACCGAGGTAGATTACGACTACCTCATAGTCTCGACGGGACACACACTCGAAGAGGAAGCGACTCCGGGAATGAAGGAGGGATGGGAGGAGACCGACTCGGTCTATCCCTACTACAACTTCGAAGCCGCAGTCGAGATGCAGGACGCGATCGAGGAGTTCGACGGAGGAACCTTCCTCGTTACAGTCCCCGACACACCCATAAAGTGCGGAGGCGCGCCCCTCAAGATGACGATGCTCGCCGAGGACTACATGGACAGAAAGGGCATACGTGACGACTGCGAGTTCATTATGGCGAAGCCCTCGGGTGCGGTCTTCGGTGTCGAGCCCTACAAGCAGAAGCTAGAGGAGATCTGGGACAACCGCGACATACAGTTCGAGGCGGACTTCTCCGTCGAGGAGGTCGACTACGAGAACCAGGTCGTGAAGTCGGGCGACGGAAGAGAGATAGAGTACGACCTCTACGCTCCCGTCTCGCCCCAGTTCGGAGTCGACGCTATCACTGAGGGATCGCCCCTCACGAACGGCGGCGAGTACGTTGACTCCGACAAGTACACGATGCAGCACAACGACTACGACAACGTCTTCGCGATAGGAGACGGCTCTCCCGCTGGTGCCGCGAAGACCGCCGCGGCGGCGCGTAAGGAGTCACACGTCGTCGTCAAGAACCTCATAGCCGAGATGAACGACGAGCCGATGAGGGCGGAGTACGACGGATACGCCGCGTGTCCTCTTCTCACGGGCAAGAACAAGGCGATGGTCGCCGAGTTCAGCTACGACGAGAGCATCTCAGCCCCCATAGAGACGAGGATGAACTGGATAATGGACATAAACGTGATCCCACCGATGTACTGGGACATGTGGATGAGGGGCTACGACCCCGTACCATAG
- a CDS encoding DUF1641 domain-containing protein, translating into MSGEESESASDMEDLLQENGTAELVEKLDESSEDIVELIELLQVVQDLSEDLTPEVKEVVYENREEIESLRSAFEKEETLVLLQKLGENSDNVVEMLDMLDAAQEFSEDLTPEVKKVVYENREVIEDLRSSFEKEETLVLLQKLGENSDNVIEMLDMLDAGKDFAEDLAPEVKEVVYENREEIESLRSAFEKEETLVLLQKLGENTDNVIEMLDMLDAAQAFAEDLTPEVKKVVYENREVIEDLRQSLEKEETIELLKKLGENTEGVLMTMELLDGLQDASQDIDAEMYEIGETLGHLFILLDTFKDPATIRSFNNALQVFAEPEEEQKNYRLSVLGLLKLPFDKEVRQALGLFVEAARRMVR; encoded by the coding sequence ATGTCAGGCGAAGAATCCGAATCGGCATCCGACATGGAAGATCTACTGCAGGAGAACGGCACGGCTGAGCTCGTCGAAAAGCTCGACGAGAGCTCCGAGGACATCGTAGAGCTCATAGAGCTACTTCAGGTCGTTCAGGATCTGAGTGAAGACCTGACCCCTGAGGTCAAGGAGGTCGTATACGAGAACAGGGAAGAGATCGAGTCTCTACGTTCCGCCTTCGAGAAGGAGGAGACACTGGTTCTCCTCCAGAAGCTCGGCGAGAACTCCGACAACGTCGTCGAGATGCTCGACATGCTCGATGCCGCACAGGAGTTCAGCGAGGATCTCACACCCGAGGTCAAGAAGGTCGTATACGAAAACCGCGAGGTCATAGAAGACCTCCGGTCTTCCTTCGAGAAGGAGGAGACACTGGTTCTCCTTCAGAAGCTCGGCGAGAACTCCGACAACGTCATCGAGATGCTCGACATGCTCGATGCCGGAAAGGATTTCGCCGAGGATCTGGCTCCCGAGGTCAAGGAGGTCGTATACGAGAACAGGGAGGAGATCGAGTCTCTACGTTCCGCCTTCGAGAAGGAGGAGACTCTGGTTCTCCTTCAGAAGCTCGGCGAAAACACCGACAACGTCATCGAGATGCTCGATATGCTCGATGCCGCACAGGCATTCGCCGAGGATCTCACACCCGAGGTCAAGAAGGTCGTATACGAGAACCGTGAGGTCATAGAAGACCTCAGACAGTCTCTCGAAAAGGAGGAGACTATAGAGCTCCTCAAGAAGCTCGGCGAGAATACCGAGGGAGTCCTGATGACTATGGAGCTTCTCGACGGGCTCCAAGACGCGAGTCAGGACATAGACGCCGAGATGTACGAGATAGGCGAGACGCTCGGACATCTCTTCATACTTCTCGATACGTTCAAAGACCCAGCGACTATCAGGTCGTTCAACAACGCTCTCCAGGTCTTCGCCGAGCCAGAGGAGGAACAGAAGAACTACCGTCTGAGTGTCCTCGGACTACTCAAGCTACCGTTCGACAAGGAAGTGCGTCAGGCACTCGGTCTCTTCGTAGAGGCTGCGAGACGTATGGTGAGATAA